One genomic window of Acidobacteriota bacterium includes the following:
- the rfaE2 gene encoding D-glycero-beta-D-manno-heptose 1-phosphate adenylyltransferase has product MAQVLTLTELLSARAQLRQAGCRVVFTNGCFDLLHPGHVRYLQQARALGEALIVALNSDRSVRELKGPARPILKEEERAEVMAALACVDFVTIFDEPTPRKIITALLPDILVKGGDWSIETIVGREEVEAAGGRVLNLPFVAGVSTSEMIARIMQSQQVLN; this is encoded by the coding sequence ATGGCACAAGTGCTGACTCTCACTGAATTACTGTCCGCACGCGCGCAATTGCGCCAGGCGGGATGCCGCGTCGTCTTCACCAACGGCTGCTTCGACCTGCTGCATCCGGGCCATGTGCGCTACCTGCAACAAGCGCGCGCTTTGGGCGAAGCGTTAATCGTCGCCCTGAACAGTGACCGCAGCGTGCGCGAGTTGAAAGGCCCGGCGCGCCCCATCTTGAAAGAAGAGGAACGCGCCGAAGTCATGGCCGCGCTCGCTTGCGTAGATTTCGTGACGATTTTCGACGAACCAACGCCGCGCAAAATCATCACCGCGCTACTGCCCGACATCCTCGTCAAAGGCGGCGATTGGAGCATTGAGACCATCGTCGGGCGCGAAGAAGTCGAGGCAGCAGGCGGGCGAGTGCTGAACCTGCCGTTTGTGGCTGGGGTTTCGACCTCGGAAATGATCGCGCGGATTATGCAGAGTCAGCAAGTATTGAATTGA
- a CDS encoding ribonuclease HI produces the protein MKQIRIVCDGSSLGNGGKGARAGAVAILEFQAKRKIVGEYLGTATNQQAEIIAACLGLEALKEPCQVEVISDSQYVVKTMNKLFKRKTNLEFWQRLDAAANGHHVVWNWTRGHAGHPVQEKCDEAARLIAATGRIEQAKLDEILDA, from the coding sequence ATGAAACAAATTCGCATCGTCTGTGACGGCAGCAGTCTGGGCAACGGCGGCAAAGGCGCGCGCGCCGGGGCCGTGGCTATTCTTGAATTCCAAGCCAAACGCAAAATCGTCGGCGAATACCTCGGCACGGCCACCAACCAACAGGCTGAAATCATCGCCGCCTGCCTCGGCCTGGAAGCGCTCAAAGAGCCTTGCCAGGTCGAAGTCATCTCTGATTCGCAATACGTCGTCAAGACGATGAACAAGCTTTTCAAACGCAAAACCAATCTCGAATTCTGGCAACGCTTGGACGCCGCCGCCAACGGCCACCACGTGGTCTGGAACTGGACGCGCGGCCACGCCGGCCATCCCGTCCAGGAAAAATGCGATGAAGCCGCCCGCCTCATCGCCGCCACAGGCCGCATTGAGCAAGCCAAACTCGATGAAATTTTGGACGCCTGA
- a CDS encoding DUF2721 domain-containing protein, whose protein sequence is MSMFLPELNNPLSVLSAMITPAVLISACGTLIVSTSMRLARIVDRVRGLSHEIEVLSFDEGVEFPEERLHEFERQLKTHTQRGVLIQRSLTYLYVALGLFVTTTVCIGLVALLQHLGWLPMVLGIAGTLFLFYSSMLLIAETRLALRSVNSEMEFTLMLRALYQERRRAAAGTPVETVAETEAPTRSLRKITQKLGIG, encoded by the coding sequence TTGAGCATGTTTTTACCCGAATTGAATAACCCGCTGAGCGTGCTGAGCGCGATGATTACGCCGGCCGTGTTGATCTCGGCCTGCGGCACACTGATCGTTTCGACCTCCATGCGCCTGGCGCGCATCGTGGATCGCGTGCGCGGTCTGAGCCACGAGATCGAAGTGCTCTCTTTTGACGAAGGCGTTGAGTTTCCTGAAGAGCGGCTGCACGAATTCGAGCGCCAGTTAAAGACGCACACGCAACGCGGGGTGCTGATCCAACGCTCGCTTACCTATCTTTACGTGGCGCTCGGGCTGTTCGTCACAACAACGGTTTGCATCGGACTGGTGGCGTTGTTACAGCATCTGGGTTGGCTGCCAATGGTGCTGGGCATCGCAGGCACGCTCTTTTTGTTTTACAGCAGCATGCTCTTGATCGCCGAAACACGGCTGGCACTGCGCTCCGTCAATTCCGAAATGGAATTCACGCTGATGTTGCGCGCGCTTTATCAGGAACGGCGGCGTGCGGCGGCAGGCACGCCGGTTGAAACGGTGGCCGAGACCGAAGCGCCCACGCGCTCACTGCGCAAGATCACGCAGAAACTGGGCATCGGCTAA
- a CDS encoding 4a-hydroxytetrahydrobiopterin dehydratase, with protein MKLNDMQIDQKLESLPDWHLNGAQIVRDFHFESFKMALAFVNRVADLAEWVNHHPDILIHNYNRVRLSVSTHDAGGLTDKDFDLAKQINLFA; from the coding sequence ATGAAACTCAACGACATGCAAATTGATCAAAAGCTGGAGAGCCTGCCCGATTGGCATCTCAACGGTGCGCAAATCGTCCGCGACTTTCATTTCGAGAGCTTCAAAATGGCCTTGGCGTTCGTCAATCGCGTCGCCGATTTGGCCGAATGGGTCAATCATCACCCTGATATTCTGATCCACAATTATAACCGCGTGCGCCTCAGTGTCAGCACGCACGACGCGGGCGGTTTGACTGACAAGGATTTCGATCTCGCCAAGCAGATCAACCTCTTCGCTTGA